A genomic segment from Longimicrobium sp. encodes:
- a CDS encoding LLM class flavin-dependent oxidoreductase, translated as MELGIYTFAEVAPDPVTGRTVNAAERLRDLMEEMELADQVGLDVFGVGEHHRPDYAVSSPAVVLAAAAERTKRIRLTSAVTVLSSDDPVRVFQDFATLDLLSGGRAEIMAGRGSFIESFPLFGYDLQDYDALFSEKLELLLKLRESEHVTWSGRHRAPLAGQGVYPRPVQEPLPVWIAVGGTPQSVVRAATLGLPLAVAIIGGMPEQFAPLVQLYRDAGARAGHDATKLPVSINSHGYIADSSRQAADEFYPPYADVMTRIGRERGWPLTTRQQYEAQLTRRGALVVGSPSEVIDKILFQHEIFRHERFLLQFSIGTMPHRQIMRCIELFGTEVAPAVRKALG; from the coding sequence ATGGAACTGGGGATCTACACCTTCGCCGAGGTCGCGCCCGATCCCGTCACCGGGCGCACGGTGAACGCGGCGGAGCGGCTGCGCGACCTGATGGAAGAGATGGAGCTGGCGGACCAGGTGGGGCTGGACGTCTTTGGCGTGGGCGAGCACCACCGGCCGGACTACGCCGTCTCGTCCCCTGCCGTCGTCTTGGCCGCCGCGGCGGAGCGGACGAAGCGCATCCGGCTGACCAGCGCCGTGACGGTGCTCAGCTCCGACGATCCCGTGCGGGTGTTCCAGGATTTCGCCACCCTGGACCTGCTCTCCGGCGGCCGCGCCGAGATCATGGCCGGGCGCGGATCGTTCATCGAGTCGTTCCCGCTCTTCGGCTACGACCTGCAGGACTACGACGCGCTGTTCTCCGAAAAGCTGGAGCTGCTGCTGAAGCTACGCGAAAGCGAGCACGTCACCTGGTCGGGCAGGCACCGCGCGCCGCTCGCCGGCCAGGGCGTGTATCCGCGCCCCGTGCAGGAGCCGCTCCCGGTGTGGATCGCCGTGGGCGGCACGCCGCAGTCCGTGGTCCGCGCGGCGACGCTGGGGCTCCCCCTGGCCGTGGCGATCATCGGGGGCATGCCCGAGCAGTTCGCGCCGCTGGTGCAGCTGTACCGCGACGCAGGGGCCCGGGCGGGGCACGATGCCACGAAGCTCCCCGTCAGCATCAACTCGCACGGCTACATCGCCGACAGTTCGCGCCAGGCGGCGGACGAGTTCTATCCGCCGTACGCCGACGTGATGACGCGCATCGGCCGCGAGCGCGGGTGGCCGCTGACCACGCGCCAGCAGTACGAGGCGCAGCTGACCCGTCGGGGCGCGCTGGTGGTGGGCAGCCCCAGCGAAGTGATCGACAAGATCCTCTTTCAGCACGAGATCTTCAGGCACGAGCGCTTTCTGCTGCAGTTCAGCATCGGCACAATGCCGCACCGGCAGATCATGCGCTGCATCGAGCTGTTCGGAACGGAGGTCGCCCCCGCCGTCCGCAAGGCGCTCGGGTAA
- a CDS encoding sulfurtransferase: MATESLPIEQRGYAKPDALVSTEWVAGHLDDPTVRIVESNEDVLLYDTGHIPGAVRIDWHTDLQDPLMRDYLDAESFAALMREKGISPDTTVVFYGDKNNWWATYALWVFRLFGHERVKVMDGGRKKWSDEGRPLTEDLPTVAPAEYPTPRRDDEAIRAFREDVLDHVKRRGQMIDVRSPEEFSGEKLHMPDYPQEGAMRGGHIPGAQNVPWARAVNVDTGEFKSAEELRALYEQGAGLKPDQDTIAYCRIGERSSHTWFALTYLLGYPNVRNYDGSWTEWGNAVRLPIEK; the protein is encoded by the coding sequence ATGGCGACGGAATCGCTGCCCATCGAGCAGCGCGGCTACGCGAAGCCCGATGCGCTGGTATCGACGGAGTGGGTGGCCGGGCACCTGGACGACCCCACCGTGCGCATCGTGGAAAGCAACGAGGACGTGCTGCTGTACGACACGGGGCACATCCCCGGCGCGGTGCGCATCGACTGGCACACCGATCTCCAGGACCCCCTGATGCGCGACTACCTGGATGCCGAGTCGTTCGCGGCGCTGATGCGCGAGAAGGGCATTTCGCCCGATACGACGGTGGTGTTCTACGGCGACAAGAACAACTGGTGGGCCACGTACGCGCTCTGGGTGTTCCGGCTGTTCGGGCACGAGCGGGTGAAGGTGATGGACGGCGGGCGCAAGAAGTGGTCGGACGAGGGGCGGCCGCTGACGGAAGACCTGCCCACGGTCGCGCCGGCCGAGTATCCCACGCCGCGGCGGGACGACGAGGCCATCCGCGCCTTCCGCGAAGACGTGCTGGACCACGTGAAGCGCCGCGGGCAGATGATCGACGTGCGCTCGCCCGAGGAGTTCAGCGGCGAAAAGCTGCACATGCCCGACTACCCGCAGGAAGGCGCCATGCGCGGCGGGCACATCCCCGGCGCGCAGAACGTGCCCTGGGCGCGGGCGGTGAACGTGGACACGGGCGAGTTCAAGAGCGCCGAGGAGCTGCGCGCGCTGTACGAGCAGGGCGCCGGGCTCAAGCCGGACCAGGACACCATCGCCTACTGCCGCATCGGTGAGCGCTCGTCGCACACCTGGTTCGCGCTGACGTACCTGCTGGGCTATCCCAACGTGCGCAACTACGACGGCTCGTGGACGGAGTGGGGGAACGCCGTGCGGCTGCCGATCGAAAAGTAG
- a CDS encoding CDGSH iron-sulfur domain-containing protein encodes MQEGNEPQAGVPPVTILVKNNGPLLVDGPFRLVDADGTEYPVPAGKKVNLCRCGASTRKPFCDGTHSRIGFAAAERAVREMEGGAPQGGAPAA; translated from the coding sequence ATGCAGGAAGGTAACGAGCCGCAGGCGGGCGTACCGCCGGTCACCATCCTGGTGAAGAACAACGGGCCGCTGCTGGTGGACGGCCCTTTTCGCCTGGTGGACGCCGACGGAACCGAGTACCCGGTGCCCGCGGGCAAGAAGGTGAACCTGTGCCGCTGCGGCGCATCTACCCGCAAGCCGTTCTGCGACGGCACGCACAGCAGGATCGGCTTTGCCGCCGCCGAGCGGGCCGTGCGCGAGATGGAGGGCGGGGCACCCCAGGGCGGCGCACCGGCTGCTTGA
- a CDS encoding sulfite exporter TauE/SafE family protein → MDSLQVLAPVTALVAGFAHALEPDHMAAVTTFVSRRPRPLQALGFGVRWGAGHSAAILVVGCILVALNVQLPDLLARGLEFGVGAMLLGLGLWLLWNVLHERAHGLAGESVDAHGHHHHHGRGSLWVGLAHGLSGTAPLVAALSATAAGSAWQAAGYLALFGVGTTVAMALYAVAAGALFTRAANRGPALAGTLRAVTALGSAAIGVLWMVNAALPA, encoded by the coding sequence ATGGACTCGCTGCAGGTTCTTGCTCCCGTGACCGCCCTGGTCGCGGGCTTCGCGCATGCGCTGGAGCCCGACCACATGGCGGCGGTCACCACCTTCGTCTCGCGCCGGCCCAGGCCGCTGCAGGCGCTGGGCTTCGGCGTGCGCTGGGGCGCGGGGCACTCCGCCGCCATTCTCGTGGTCGGCTGCATCCTGGTCGCGCTGAACGTGCAGCTGCCGGACCTCCTGGCTCGCGGGCTGGAGTTCGGCGTGGGGGCCATGCTGCTGGGACTGGGGCTGTGGCTGCTGTGGAACGTGCTCCACGAGCGCGCGCACGGACTGGCGGGCGAGTCGGTGGATGCGCACGGACATCATCATCACCACGGCCGCGGTTCGCTGTGGGTGGGGCTGGCGCACGGCCTGTCGGGAACGGCGCCGCTGGTGGCCGCGCTCTCGGCCACGGCCGCGGGCTCTGCGTGGCAGGCGGCGGGGTACCTGGCCCTGTTCGGCGTGGGGACCACGGTGGCGATGGCGCTGTACGCCGTGGCGGCCGGCGCGCTGTTCACCCGCGCGGCGAACCGCGGCCCCGCGCTGGCCGGAACGTTGCGTGCGGTGACGGCTTTGGGGAGCGCGGCCATCGGGGTGCTGTGGATGGTGAACGCGGCGCTCCCGGCGTGA